The proteins below come from a single Balaenoptera musculus isolate JJ_BM4_2016_0621 chromosome 1, mBalMus1.pri.v3, whole genome shotgun sequence genomic window:
- the LOC118906061 gene encoding endophilin-A3-like isoform X1, with the protein MSVAGLEKQFHKASQLFSEKISGVEGTKLDDEFLDMERKIDVTNKAVAEILSKATEYLQPNPAYRAKLELLNTVSKTRGQVKTTGYPQTEGLLGDCMLKYGNELGEGSTFGNALIEVGESMKLMAEVKDSLDINVKQTFTDPLQLLQDKDLKDIGHHLKKLEGRCLDYDYKKKRVGKIPDEEVRQAVEKFEESKELAERSMFNFLENDVEQVSQLAVFIETALDYHKQSTEILQELQSKLQTRISAASNVPKREYKPRPIKRSPSELNGVSTTSSAKTTGSHVPMDQPCSRGLYEFEPENQGELGFKEGDIITLTSQIDENWYEGVLQGESGFFPINYVEVIVSLPQ; encoded by the coding sequence ATGTCGGTGGCGGGGCTGGAGAAGCAGTTCCACAAAGCCAGCCAGCTGTTTAGTGAAAAAATAAGTGGCGTTGAAGGAACGAAACTAGATGATGAATTTCTTGACATGGAAAGGAAAATAGACGTTACCAATAAAGCGGTTGCAGAAATTCTTTCAAAAGCCACAGAATATCTTCAGCCGAATCCAGCATACAGAGCTAAGCTAGAATTGCTGAACACTGTGTCGAAGACCCGAGGACAGGTGAAAACCACTGGGTACCCACAGACGGAAGGCTTGCTGGGCGACTGCATGCTGAAATACGGGAACGAGCTCGGGGAAGGTTCCACTTTTGGCAATGCATTGATAGAAGTTGGTGAATCCATGAAGCTAATGGCTGAGGTGAAAGACTCTCTTGATATTAATGTAAAGCAAACTTTTACTGATCCACTTCAGTTACTACAAGACAAAGATTTAAAAGACATTGGGCACCACCTGAAAAAGCTGGAAGGCCGCTGCCTGGATTACGATTATAAAAAGAAGCGAGTAGGTAAGATACCAGATGAAGAAGTCAGACAAGCAGTAGAAAAATTTGAAGAGTCAAAGGAGTTGGCTGAAAGaagcatgtttaattttttagaaaacgATGTAGAACAAGTCAGCCAGTTGGCCGTGTTTATAGAGACAGCTTTAGACTATCACAAACAGTCCACAGAGATTCTGCAGGAGCTACAGAGCAAGCTACAGACGCGAATATCGGCTGCATCCAACGTCCCCAAACGAGAATACAAGCCACGGCCCATAAAAAGGAGTCCTAGTGAGCTCAATGGGGTATCCACCACCTCTTCAGCAAAGACAACAGGTTCTCACGTTCCCATGGACCAGCCCTGCTCTCGTGGTCTCTATGAGTTTGAGCCAGAAAACCAAGGAGAACTAGGATTTAAAGAAGGGGATATCATTACATTGACCAGTCAGATAGATGAAAACTGGTATGAAGGAGTGCTCCAGGGAGAATCTGGATTCTTCCCCATTAATTACGTGGAAGTGATTGTGTCTTTACCTCAGTAA
- the LOC118906061 gene encoding endophilin-A3-like isoform X2 — MSVAGLEKQFHKASQLFSEKISGVEGTKLDDEFLDMERKIDVTNKAVAEILSKATEYLQPNPAYRAKLELLNTVSKTRGQLLQDKDLKDIGHHLKKLEGRCLDYDYKKKRVGKIPDEEVRQAVEKFEESKELAERSMFNFLENDVEQVSQLAVFIETALDYHKQSTEILQELQSKLQTRISAASNVPKREYKPRPIKRSPSELNGVSTTSSAKTTGSHVPMDQPCSRGLYEFEPENQGELGFKEGDIITLTSQIDENWYEGVLQGESGFFPINYVEVIVSLPQ, encoded by the exons ATGTCGGTGGCGGGGCTGGAGAAGCAGTTCCACAAAGCCAGCCAGCTGTTTAGTGAAAAAATAAGTGGCGTTGAAGGAACGAAACTAGATGATGAATTTCTTGACATGGAAAGGAAAATAGACGTTACCAATAAAGCGGTTGCAGAAATTCTTTCAAAAGCCACAGAATATCTTCAGCCGAATCCAGCATACAGAGCTAAGCTAGAATTGCTGAACACTGTGTCGAAGACCCGAGGACAG TTACTACAAGACAAAGATTTAAAAGACATTGGGCACCACCTGAAAAAGCTGGAAGGCCGCTGCCTGGATTACGATTATAAAAAGAAGCGAGTAGGTAAGATACCAGATGAAGAAGTCAGACAAGCAGTAGAAAAATTTGAAGAGTCAAAGGAGTTGGCTGAAAGaagcatgtttaattttttagaaaacgATGTAGAACAAGTCAGCCAGTTGGCCGTGTTTATAGAGACAGCTTTAGACTATCACAAACAGTCCACAGAGATTCTGCAGGAGCTACAGAGCAAGCTACAGACGCGAATATCGGCTGCATCCAACGTCCCCAAACGAGAATACAAGCCACGGCCCATAAAAAGGAGTCCTAGTGAGCTCAATGGGGTATCCACCACCTCTTCAGCAAAGACAACAGGTTCTCACGTTCCCATGGACCAGCCCTGCTCTCGTGGTCTCTATGAGTTTGAGCCAGAAAACCAAGGAGAACTAGGATTTAAAGAAGGGGATATCATTACATTGACCAGTCAGATAGATGAAAACTGGTATGAAGGAGTGCTCCAGGGAGAATCTGGATTCTTCCCCATTAATTACGTGGAAGTGATTGTGTCTTTACCTCAGTAA